The proteins below are encoded in one region of Colletotrichum lupini chromosome 5, complete sequence:
- a CDS encoding tctex-1 family protein: MSAPAAPTTATPPVAFNRLKQIATDACQSAIGSAEFYDHAKTETWNSQIISSVLKAVISESTPQGGSAPAYKFACNSTIVQHLVPTSSLNKSKGTSVKEEEPSVSTSADATATDGKPHVGRRGMHSATGAYWDEKKDGMWSYKYDGGEGKGMDVVIMLIWVAI, from the exons ATGTCTGCGCCCGCCGCCCCTACGACAGCGACTCCC CCCGTCGCCTTCAACCGTCTTAAGCAGATTGCTACGGAT GCTTGCCAATCAGCCATCGGCTCTGCTGAGTTCTACGATCACGCTAAGACCGAGACATGGAACTCTCAGATCATT TCCTCCGTTCTGAAGGCCGTCATCTCTGAGTCGACACCCCAAGGCGGCTCCGCACCCGCATACAAGTTTGCCTGCAACTCGACAATCGTCCAGCACCTCGTCCCGACATCCTCTCTCAACAAGTCCAAGGGCACCTCCGTtaaggaggaggagcccTCCGTCTCCACGAGCGCCGATGCGACCGCCACTGACGGCAAGCCCCACGTCGGCCGCCGCGGCATGCACTCCGCCACCGGCGCCTACTGGGACGAGAAGAAGGACGGCATGTGGTCCTACAAGTACGATGGCGGCGAGGGCAAGGGCATGGATGTCGTGATCATGCTCATCTGGGTCGCAATCTAA